Proteins encoded in a region of the Klebsiella sp. RIT-PI-d genome:
- the fabY gene encoding fatty acid biosynthesis protein FabY produces MYHLRVPQTAEELDAYYQFRWEMLRKPLHQPKGSERDAWDALAHHQMVVDEEGNLVAVGRLYINADNEASIRFMAVDPGVQDKGLGTLMAMTLESIARQEGVKRVTCSAREDAVEFFSRLGFVNQGEITAPQTTPLRHFLMIKPIASLDDILHRGDWCGQLQQAWYEHIPLSEKMGVRIQQYTGQKFITTMPETGNQNPHHTLFAGSLFSLATLTGWGLIWLMLRERHLGGTIILADAHIRYSRPISGRPTAIADLGSLSGDLDRLARGRKARVQLQVELLGNETSGAVFEGTYIVLPARPFGPLEEGGNEEE; encoded by the coding sequence ATGTATCACCTTCGGGTACCGCAAACAGCAGAAGAATTAGATGCCTACTATCAGTTCCGCTGGGAGATGCTGCGTAAGCCGCTGCATCAGCCTAAAGGCTCTGAGCGTGATGCCTGGGACGCGCTGGCCCATCATCAAATGGTGGTGGACGAAGAGGGCAACCTGGTAGCCGTCGGACGGCTCTACATTAATGCGGATAACGAAGCATCTATTCGCTTTATGGCCGTCGATCCCGGCGTACAGGACAAAGGGCTGGGTACGCTGATGGCGATGACGCTTGAGTCTATCGCTCGTCAGGAAGGGGTTAAGCGCGTGACCTGTAGCGCCCGGGAGGATGCCGTAGAGTTTTTCTCCCGGCTGGGATTTGTGAATCAGGGAGAAATCACTGCCCCGCAAACCACGCCGCTGCGCCATTTTTTGATGATTAAGCCAATCGCATCGCTGGATGACATTTTGCATCGCGGCGACTGGTGCGGGCAGCTTCAGCAGGCGTGGTATGAGCATATTCCCCTCAGTGAAAAGATGGGTGTGCGCATCCAGCAATATACCGGGCAAAAATTCATTACGACGATGCCGGAAACCGGCAATCAAAACCCGCACCACACCTTGTTTGCCGGTAGTCTGTTCTCGCTGGCGACGTTGACCGGCTGGGGGCTTATCTGGCTGATGCTGCGCGAGCGCCACCTTGGCGGCACGATTATTCTCGCTGATGCCCACATTCGTTACAGTCGCCCTATTAGCGGCCGCCCGACGGCAATTGCTGACCTCGGCTCGCTAAGCGGCGATCTGGACCGGCTGGCTCGTGGTCGCAAGGCGCGCGTGCAGTTACAGGTTGAATTGCTCGGCAATGAGACTTCCGGCGCCGTGTTTGAAGGGACCTACATCGTCTTGCCCGCAAGGCCGTTTGGCCCGCTGGAAGAGGGCGGTAATGAAGAAGAGTGA
- the dtd gene encoding D-aminoacyl-tRNA deacylase: MIALIQRVTGASVSVEGNVTGEIGQGLLLLLGVEKEDDEQKADRLCERVLGYRIFSDADGKMNLNVQQAGGSVLVVSQFTLAADTGRGMRPGFSKGAAPDRAEALYDYFVSQCRQHNIVTQTGQFAADMQVSLVNDGPVTFWLQV; the protein is encoded by the coding sequence ATGATTGCATTGATTCAGCGCGTAACCGGTGCCAGCGTCAGCGTGGAGGGGAACGTAACGGGCGAAATCGGCCAGGGACTTTTACTCCTTTTAGGTGTCGAAAAAGAGGACGACGAACAGAAAGCCGATCGCCTGTGCGAGCGGGTACTTGGTTACCGCATCTTTAGCGATGCCGACGGTAAAATGAATCTTAACGTCCAGCAGGCGGGAGGCAGCGTGCTGGTGGTTTCGCAGTTTACGCTGGCAGCGGATACCGGGCGCGGTATGCGTCCCGGCTTTTCAAAAGGTGCAGCGCCGGATCGTGCCGAAGCGCTGTACGACTATTTTGTCAGCCAATGCCGCCAGCATAATATCGTCACGCAGACCGGACAATTCGCTGCGGATATGCAGGTTTCACTGGTTAATGATGGCCCCGTGACGTTCTGGCTTCAGGTATGA
- a CDS encoding virulence factor BrkB family protein: protein MIKIFRQKMRPSTRPLVAWLKLLWHRLDEDNMTTLAGNLAYVSLLSLVPLVAVVFALFAAFPMFSDVSLQLRHFVFANFMPATGDVIQRYIEQFVANSSKMTAVGACGLIVTSLLLMYAIDSALNTIWRSKRVRPKVYSFAVYWMILTLGPVLAGASLVISSYLLSLQWASELNSVIDDVLRIFPLILSWLSFWLLYSVVPTTEVPNRDSMTGAFVAALLFEAGKKGFGLYITMFPSYQLIYGVLAVIPIMFVWVYWTWCIVLLGAEITVTLGEYRKLKEEKEDQP from the coding sequence ATGATAAAAATATTCCGCCAAAAAATGCGTCCTTCCACGCGACCACTGGTCGCATGGCTCAAACTGCTCTGGCATCGTCTTGATGAAGACAACATGACGACGCTGGCGGGTAACCTTGCCTACGTTTCACTGCTTTCTCTGGTACCGCTGGTCGCCGTTGTCTTTGCCTTATTTGCAGCGTTCCCGATGTTCTCGGACGTTAGCCTTCAGCTACGACATTTTGTGTTTGCTAATTTCATGCCTGCCACCGGTGACGTCATCCAGCGCTATATTGAGCAGTTTGTGGCGAACTCCAGCAAAATGACGGCGGTGGGAGCCTGTGGCTTAATCGTGACGTCCCTGCTACTGATGTATGCCATCGACAGCGCGCTGAATACCATCTGGCGCAGCAAGCGTGTTCGTCCCAAAGTGTATTCATTCGCGGTCTACTGGATGATCCTGACGCTTGGCCCGGTACTGGCCGGCGCCAGCCTGGTGATCAGTTCCTATCTGCTCTCTCTGCAATGGGCCAGTGAGCTTAATAGCGTTATTGACGATGTACTGCGTATTTTTCCGCTGATCCTCTCGTGGCTCTCATTCTGGCTGTTGTACAGCGTCGTTCCAACCACTGAAGTGCCTAACCGGGATTCAATGACCGGTGCGTTCGTTGCCGCGCTGTTGTTTGAGGCGGGTAAGAAAGGATTCGGGTTATATATCACCATGTTTCCTTCTTACCAGCTCATTTACGGCGTGCTGGCGGTCATCCCGATTATGTTCGTCTGGGTCTACTGGACATGGTGTATCGTGTTGCTTGGCGCGGAAATAACTGTCACTCTCGGGGAATACCGCAAACTTAAAGAAGAAAAAGAAGATCAGCCATGA
- the yihX gene encoding glucose-1-phosphatase encodes MLYIFDLGNVIVDIDFNRVLGAWSDFSRVPLATLKQTFTMGNAFHQHERGEITDEAFAEALCHEMELPLSYEQFAHGWQAVFVGLRPEVIGIMQKLREQGHRVVVLSNTNRLHTTFWPGEYPQIRDAADRIYLSQDLGMRKPEARIYQHVLQAEGFSAEDAVFFDDNADNIEGANQLGITSVLVADKQTIPDYFSTLS; translated from the coding sequence ATGCTCTATATCTTTGATTTAGGTAATGTGATTGTCGATATTGACTTCAACCGTGTGCTGGGGGCATGGAGCGATTTCAGCCGTGTACCGCTGGCGACGTTGAAGCAGACATTCACCATGGGGAATGCGTTTCACCAGCATGAGCGCGGCGAGATCACCGACGAGGCATTTGCTGAGGCACTGTGCCATGAGATGGAGCTGCCGTTAAGCTATGAGCAATTTGCCCACGGCTGGCAGGCCGTTTTTGTCGGCCTGCGCCCGGAGGTCATCGGCATCATGCAAAAATTGCGTGAACAGGGCCACCGCGTCGTTGTGCTGTCCAATACCAATCGTCTGCACACGACCTTCTGGCCGGGAGAATATCCGCAGATCCGTGATGCAGCCGATCGTATCTATCTGTCGCAGGATTTGGGTATGCGCAAGCCGGAAGCACGTATCTACCAGCATGTGCTCCAGGCTGAAGGATTTTCTGCTGAGGATGCGGTCTTTTTTGACGATAATGCCGATAATATAGAAGGGGCCAACCAGCTTGGGATCACCTCGGTTCTGGTGGCAGACAAACAGACCATCCCGGACTATTTCTCGACGCTGTCATGA